One genomic region from Thermoleptolyngbya sichuanensis A183 encodes:
- the lgt gene encoding prolipoprotein diacylglyceryl transferase produces MHPPVDPVIFEFGPFALRWYGLLMAIAVIVGATVASREIERRGRSSDDFWDMLIWVLVPGFLGARLYYVFIQSPRDRLGDYLSDPLSIFRVWEGGIHIFGGFIFGAIALWLYTRVRKLPTLVFLDAIALGLPLAQAIGRWGNFINQELYGPPTNLPWGLAIDYSTDPAKNRRIPPYDNIILYPESTRFHPLFLYESLWNLAGFVLLLWISRRFARQLRPGDLLLIYLIWYPLGRFFIEFLRTDSWFFPGTPFNTVHLLSAVALIIASILLYRRHQSAPSQS; encoded by the coding sequence ATGCATCCCCCTGTTGACCCCGTTATTTTTGAATTTGGCCCGTTTGCGCTGCGCTGGTATGGGCTACTGATGGCGATCGCTGTGATTGTGGGGGCAACCGTCGCCAGTCGCGAAATAGAGCGGCGGGGGCGTTCCTCTGACGACTTCTGGGACATGCTGATTTGGGTGCTGGTGCCAGGGTTTCTGGGGGCGAGGCTCTACTACGTCTTTATCCAGTCGCCGCGCGATCGACTAGGAGACTACCTTTCAGACCCGCTTTCCATCTTTCGCGTATGGGAAGGCGGCATCCATATTTTTGGCGGGTTTATCTTTGGGGCGATCGCCCTCTGGCTCTATACCCGCGTCCGCAAACTTCCTACACTGGTTTTCCTAGATGCGATCGCGCTGGGGTTGCCACTGGCCCAGGCGATCGGTCGCTGGGGCAATTTCATTAACCAGGAGCTATACGGGCCGCCCACCAATCTGCCGTGGGGCCTCGCTATTGACTACAGCACCGATCCCGCGAAAAACCGCCGCATCCCCCCGTATGACAATATAATCCTGTATCCTGAAAGCACACGATTTCACCCACTCTTTCTCTACGAGTCGCTGTGGAACCTGGCCGGCTTTGTCCTGTTGCTATGGATTTCCCGTCGGTTTGCACGCCAGCTTCGTCCAGGCGATTTGCTGTTGATCTATCTCATTTGGTATCCATTAGGGCGCTTTTTCATCGAGTTCTTGCGAACCGACTCATGGTTCTTTCCAGGCACACCCTTCAACACGGTACATTTGCTGAGTGCCGTTGCTTTGATTATCGCCAGCATTTTGCTCTATCGGCGACATCAATCAGCCCCCTCCCAGTCTTAA
- the leuD gene encoding 3-isopropylmalate dehydratase small subunit: MSQVQAVSGRGIPLVGDDIDTDRIIPARFLKCVTFDGLGAHAFEDDRAQLQGQHPFDQPQYQGAEVLVVNRNFGCGSSREHAPQAIAKWGIKALVGESFAEIFFGNCVAMGIPCVTATGDDVKALQGAIAAHPQATVTVNLDSMTATCGDVSIPVQMGEGPRQMFLSGSWDATGQLVAQTEQIKATAAKLPYVAWSHA, from the coding sequence ATGAGTCAAGTTCAAGCAGTTTCGGGTCGCGGCATTCCTCTGGTCGGCGACGACATCGACACCGATCGCATCATTCCAGCGCGGTTTCTCAAGTGCGTTACGTTCGACGGGCTGGGGGCCCATGCCTTCGAGGATGATCGCGCTCAGTTGCAGGGACAGCATCCGTTTGACCAGCCACAATATCAGGGCGCAGAGGTGCTGGTGGTGAATCGCAACTTTGGCTGCGGCTCTTCGAGAGAACACGCACCCCAGGCGATCGCCAAGTGGGGCATCAAGGCGCTGGTGGGCGAGAGCTTTGCGGAAATCTTTTTTGGCAACTGCGTAGCAATGGGGATTCCCTGCGTCACGGCGACTGGCGACGACGTGAAGGCGCTGCAAGGGGCGATCGCCGCCCATCCCCAGGCGACCGTGACGGTCAACCTGGACAGCATGACTGCGACCTGCGGCGACGTATCAATTCCGGTGCAGATGGGTGAGGGGCCGCGTCAGATGTTTCTCTCTGGCAGTTGGGACGCAACGGGACAACTGGTGGCACAGACAGAGCAGATTAAAGCCACAGCAGCAAAGCTGCCCTACGTCGCTTGGAGCCATGCCTGA
- a CDS encoding type II toxin-antitoxin system death-on-curing family toxin: MQTPEFLSIADVLVIHADQIDSFGGSPGVRDQGLLESALAQPQATFGGEFLHATIAQQAAAYLYHLAMNHPFIDGNKRTAFAAMDAFLRLNGVLLGFTDDEAYHLVIRVAQGALNKDELADMLQAALQE, translated from the coding sequence TTGCAAACTCCTGAATTTCTCTCAATTGCCGACGTGCTGGTCATTCATGCTGACCAGATCGATAGCTTTGGTGGCAGCCCTGGCGTGCGCGATCAGGGATTGCTGGAATCGGCTCTGGCACAGCCCCAGGCGACCTTCGGCGGCGAGTTTTTGCACGCCACGATCGCCCAACAAGCCGCTGCCTACCTGTATCATCTGGCAATGAATCACCCGTTCATCGACGGCAACAAGCGCACTGCCTTCGCGGCGATGGATGCGTTTTTGCGGCTGAATGGAGTTCTGCTTGGCTTCACCGACGATGAGGCGTACCACCTCGTGATTCGCGTGGCGCAAGGAGCGCTGAATAAAGACGAGTTAGCAGATATGCTGCAAGCAGCCCTACAGGAGTAA
- the psb35 gene encoding photosystem II assembly protein Psb35, producing the protein MEPAVSAAQEGAGASLAAVFVIGFLAAAGLGSIAWYNSRRPTGWEDKERPDIVPEVDPNPHV; encoded by the coding sequence GTGGAACCTGCAGTTTCTGCTGCCCAGGAAGGTGCGGGCGCGTCTCTAGCTGCGGTATTTGTGATTGGCTTTTTGGCTGCGGCAGGTTTGGGGTCGATTGCTTGGTACAACTCTCGCCGTCCGACGGGCTGGGAAGATAAGGAACGTCCTGATATTGTGCCCGAAGTCGATCCGAATCCACACGTTTAA
- a CDS encoding META domain-containing protein gives MTSKLACGLAALAMGLTSVGIAHPALAQVSVARPQVAQAPPLSGSWRLVSMAGIEPGVPSQDVRLTAEFVGDRLSGFGGCNQFTGRYQTIGSQLSISPLASTQRACESFLMDQEFRYLTALQGAQRYEIDPQGILIVSYQNERESGELRFAPIAVRGLW, from the coding sequence TTGACATCCAAATTGGCGTGCGGGTTAGCGGCCTTGGCGATGGGGCTGACGAGTGTGGGCATCGCGCATCCTGCTCTGGCGCAGGTCAGCGTGGCCCGCCCGCAGGTGGCGCAGGCACCCCCCCTCAGTGGGAGCTGGCGGCTCGTGTCGATGGCTGGGATTGAGCCGGGAGTGCCGTCGCAAGATGTGCGGCTGACGGCGGAGTTTGTGGGCGATCGCCTGTCTGGGTTTGGCGGCTGCAATCAGTTCACCGGCCGCTATCAAACTATAGGGAGCCAATTGAGCATTAGTCCTCTAGCCTCAACCCAACGCGCCTGCGAGAGCTTTTTGATGGATCAAGAGTTTCGCTATCTGACGGCGTTGCAGGGCGCTCAGCGCTATGAAATTGATCCCCAGGGAATCTTGATCGTTTCATATCAAAACGAGCGTGAATCGGGAGAATTGCGCTTTGCGCCGATCGCCGTTCGGGGTCTGTGGTAG
- a CDS encoding SDR family oxidoreductase: protein MPKTVLITGASTGIGYATAKLFQRQGWNVAATMRSPAGSDLAALDRVICPPLDVTSQASIAGAIATTLSHFGQIDVLVNNAGYGLIGPFEACTPEQIQQQFAVNVFGLMDMTRAVLPHFRERRSGVIVNVASIAGQMALPIYSLYHASKWAVEGFSDSLRYELEPFNIRVKIIEPGPIKTDFFSRSLVVAKQEGLTAYDPFVASVLPQLENVGDTASPPEVTAQVIYTAATDGSSRLRYPAGGNASFLLTLRKLLPDGLFTWFIKAGMIKEVK, encoded by the coding sequence GTGCCAAAGACGGTGTTGATCACGGGTGCCTCGACGGGCATCGGCTACGCAACGGCGAAGTTGTTTCAGCGGCAGGGCTGGAATGTGGCGGCTACAATGCGATCGCCCGCTGGCTCTGACCTGGCGGCGCTGGATCGCGTGATTTGTCCGCCGCTGGATGTGACGAGTCAGGCATCGATTGCGGGGGCGATCGCCACCACGCTGTCCCACTTTGGGCAGATCGACGTGCTGGTGAACAACGCAGGCTACGGGCTAATTGGCCCCTTTGAAGCCTGCACCCCAGAGCAAATCCAGCAACAGTTCGCGGTGAATGTGTTTGGGCTAATGGACATGACTCGCGCCGTGCTGCCACATTTTCGGGAGCGGCGATCCGGTGTAATTGTCAACGTCGCCTCGATTGCAGGGCAAATGGCGCTGCCCATCTACAGCCTCTATCACGCCAGCAAGTGGGCGGTGGAAGGGTTTTCGGATTCGCTGCGCTATGAGCTAGAGCCGTTCAATATCCGGGTCAAAATCATCGAGCCGGGGCCAATCAAGACGGACTTTTTCTCGCGATCGCTCGTTGTGGCAAAGCAGGAAGGGCTAACGGCTTACGATCCCTTCGTCGCCAGCGTCCTGCCCCAGCTCGAAAACGTGGGCGATACGGCCTCTCCGCCCGAAGTCACCGCCCAGGTGATTTACACCGCCGCCACCGATGGCAGTTCTCGCCTGCGCTACCCGGCGGGGGGCAATGCGTCCTTCCTGCTAACGCTGCGAAAGCTGCTTCCCGATGGGCTGTTCACTTGGTTTATCAAAGCCGGCATGATCAAGGAGGTGAAGTAG
- the leuC gene encoding 3-isopropylmalate dehydratase large subunit produces the protein MSRGTLFDKVWDLHTVGTLPSGQTQLFIGLHLIHEVTSPQAFAMLRERGLKVLFPERTVATVDHIVPTENQTRPFVDPLAEEMMLELERNAKDNGIRFYNIGSGGQGIVHVIAPEQGLTQPGMTIACGDSHTSTHGAFGAIAFGIGTSQVRDVLASQTLALAKLKVRKVEVNGTLKPGVYAKDVILHIICKLGVKGGVGYAYEFAGTTFEQMSMEERMTVCNMSIEGGARCGYVNPDATTFEYLKGRDFSPKGDEWEKAVAWWTSLRSDADAEYDDVVVFDAAEIEPTITWGITPGQGIGVSEVVPTADSLPEEDRAIAQEAYTYMDLAPGTPIAGTKVDVCFIGSCTNGRISDLREAAKVAKGRHVAEGIKAFVVPGSERVKQEAEAEGLDKIFEAAGFEWRNAGCSMCLAMNPDKLVGRQISASSSNRNFKGRQGSSSGRTLLMSPAMVAAAAVTGHVTDVRTLL, from the coding sequence GCTGCATCTGATCCACGAAGTGACTAGCCCGCAAGCGTTTGCCATGCTGCGAGAGCGGGGGCTAAAGGTGCTGTTTCCTGAGCGCACAGTGGCGACGGTGGATCACATCGTGCCGACAGAAAACCAGACGCGTCCTTTTGTCGATCCCCTGGCAGAAGAAATGATGCTGGAGCTAGAGCGCAACGCCAAAGACAACGGCATCCGCTTCTACAACATCGGCTCTGGCGGCCAGGGCATTGTGCATGTGATTGCGCCGGAGCAGGGCCTGACCCAGCCGGGGATGACGATCGCCTGTGGAGACAGCCACACCTCGACGCATGGCGCGTTTGGGGCGATCGCCTTTGGCATTGGCACGAGCCAAGTTCGCGACGTGCTGGCCTCGCAAACCCTGGCGCTGGCAAAGCTAAAAGTCCGCAAAGTCGAGGTGAACGGCACGCTAAAACCAGGGGTCTATGCGAAAGATGTGATTCTGCACATTATTTGCAAGCTGGGTGTGAAGGGTGGCGTGGGCTATGCCTACGAGTTTGCAGGCACCACCTTCGAGCAGATGAGCATGGAAGAGCGCATGACCGTCTGCAATATGTCCATCGAGGGCGGCGCGCGCTGCGGCTATGTGAACCCCGACGCAACGACGTTTGAGTATCTAAAGGGGCGCGACTTTTCGCCCAAAGGCGACGAGTGGGAGAAGGCCGTGGCCTGGTGGACGAGCCTCCGCAGCGATGCCGATGCAGAATACGACGATGTGGTGGTGTTCGATGCGGCAGAGATTGAGCCGACGATTACCTGGGGCATCACGCCGGGTCAGGGCATTGGCGTGAGTGAGGTCGTGCCCACGGCTGATTCGCTGCCGGAAGAAGACCGGGCGATCGCCCAGGAAGCCTACACCTACATGGATCTGGCTCCTGGCACACCGATTGCGGGCACTAAGGTAGACGTGTGTTTCATCGGCAGTTGCACCAACGGCCGCATCAGCGACCTGCGGGAAGCGGCGAAAGTCGCCAAGGGTCGCCATGTAGCGGAGGGCATCAAAGCCTTTGTGGTGCCCGGTTCCGAACGGGTGAAACAAGAAGCTGAAGCCGAAGGGCTGGACAAAATCTTTGAAGCGGCGGGCTTTGAATGGCGCAATGCGGGCTGCTCGATGTGCCTGGCCATGAACCCCGACAAGCTAGTAGGCCGGCAAATCAGCGCTTCCTCCTCGAACCGTAACTTCAAGGGTCGGCAGGGATCTTCCTCTGGACGGACGCTGCTGATGAGTCCGGCGATGGTGGCGGCGGCGGCGGTGACGGGTCACGTAACAGACGTTCGCACGCTCTTGTAG
- a CDS encoding aspartoacylase, with amino-acid sequence MDKIRRVLLVGGTHGNELTGIYLIRRFQHAPQLISRPSFETITLLSNLEAIAAGVRYVDQDMNRCCDRAHLELPEPVDYEVRRAQEINRRFGPSGSTPADVILDIHSTTSNMGMTLILDDHHPFKLRLAAALSAQQPDLRIYSSVNSGRQQDALRSLGRFGICLEVGPVAQGVLQADLFQRTEALVQQILDVLNQQNRDEPLPTVQPVTTQPVTTQPVTTQPVTTQPVTMQPLTVYQYLGTMPYPRDTEGQITAMIHPHLQGRDYESLNPGDPIFLSLTGETLLYTGETVVFPVFINEAAYYEKDIAMVLTQRHDLQVDFAETL; translated from the coding sequence ATGGATAAGATTCGGCGGGTGCTGCTGGTCGGCGGCACACATGGCAACGAGTTGACGGGAATTTACCTGATCCGGAGATTTCAACACGCTCCCCAACTGATCTCGCGCCCCAGTTTTGAGACGATTACGCTGCTGAGCAATCTGGAGGCGATCGCCGCTGGAGTGCGCTATGTCGATCAGGATATGAACCGATGCTGCGATCGCGCCCATCTGGAACTACCAGAACCCGTCGATTATGAAGTCCGTCGGGCGCAGGAGATCAACCGTCGCTTTGGGCCCTCCGGCTCCACACCCGCCGATGTCATTCTCGATATCCACAGCACCACGTCGAACATGGGGATGACACTGATCCTGGATGATCATCACCCGTTCAAGCTGCGACTGGCAGCAGCCCTCAGCGCCCAACAGCCCGACCTGCGGATTTACAGTTCGGTCAACTCAGGACGACAGCAAGACGCGCTGCGATCGCTCGGTCGGTTTGGTATTTGCCTGGAGGTTGGCCCGGTAGCTCAGGGCGTGCTACAGGCAGACCTGTTTCAGCGCACCGAGGCGCTGGTTCAACAAATCCTGGATGTGCTAAACCAACAAAATCGAGACGAGCCACTGCCCACGGTGCAGCCCGTGACCACCCAACCCGTCACCACCCAACCCGTCACCACCCAACCCGTCACCACCCAACCCGTCACCATGCAGCCGCTAACGGTTTATCAATATTTGGGCACGATGCCCTATCCCAGAGATACCGAAGGACAGATCACTGCGATGATTCATCCCCACCTCCAAGGGCGGGATTATGAAAGCCTGAACCCAGGGGACCCCATATTTCTCTCACTAACTGGAGAAACGCTGCTCTACACGGGCGAAACGGTCGTATTTCCCGTGTTCATCAATGAGGCCGCCTACTATGAAAAAGACATTGCGATGGTGCTGACGCAGCGGCACGATCTTCAGGTGGATTTTGCAGAAACCCTGTAG
- a CDS encoding universal stress protein, with protein sequence MKIKSMLMRLQNALGQPELVEQMLLASGKTTLDTAETQSDETVNLVIGYNGSPNSQVALDLTLWIAHQTRLATQKQVMVHVVYVVDRLLNGQSPQPSQKSQRARSRQTATLERQTERVGNTLTLPRLTPAESFVPLSTHIHYHANPACLTDCYINPAEPPAQNLLEQADCILWQARCLAEEWRGSLEAHLRFGATDAELHQVAQEVGAGLMVLGCSTKAHPLVNKLRANTHCPILGIPEQLAGVRPVERG encoded by the coding sequence GTGAAGATTAAGTCGATGCTGATGCGTCTGCAAAATGCCCTGGGGCAGCCTGAGTTGGTGGAGCAAATGCTGCTGGCATCTGGCAAGACGACGCTGGATACCGCAGAAACCCAGTCAGATGAGACGGTGAATCTGGTCATTGGCTACAACGGATCGCCCAATAGCCAGGTGGCACTGGATTTAACGCTGTGGATTGCTCACCAAACCCGGTTGGCAACGCAGAAGCAGGTCATGGTGCATGTGGTGTACGTGGTCGATCGGCTGCTTAATGGGCAATCGCCCCAACCTTCTCAGAAATCGCAAAGAGCGCGATCGCGCCAAACAGCAACGCTAGAACGACAGACCGAGCGCGTGGGCAACACCCTGACCTTGCCTCGACTGACTCCGGCAGAATCGTTCGTCCCGCTCAGTACGCATATCCACTACCACGCCAACCCAGCTTGCTTGACCGATTGCTACATCAACCCTGCCGAACCACCAGCGCAAAATCTGCTGGAACAGGCGGACTGTATCCTCTGGCAGGCTCGCTGTCTGGCCGAAGAGTGGCGCGGCTCTCTGGAAGCACACCTCCGGTTTGGCGCAACGGATGCCGAACTCCATCAAGTTGCCCAAGAAGTGGGCGCGGGCCTGATGGTGCTGGGCTGTAGCACCAAAGCTCATCCACTGGTCAACAAGCTCAGAGCCAACACACACTGCCCAATTTTAGGTATCCCAGAGCAGTTGGCGGGGGTTCGTCCGGTGGAGCGCGGATAG
- a CDS encoding acyl-CoA desaturase, with the protein MSLISFSPTLKGIKLPPLSWGHVFFFGVYHILALTAPFHFSWAALGVMLFLHWLTASIGICLGYHRLLTHRSFQVPKWLEYILGTIGALAVEGGPIFWVASHRLHHAHTEEEEKDPYAASLGFWWSHLLWMIFPREEFFNKEAYRRFAPDMARDPYYQFLDRYFLFLQIPLAAVLYALGGWQFVLYGIFVRTVLVWHSTWFINSATHMFGYRNFDSDDNSRNLWWAALFAYGEGWHNNHHTYPNMAKAGLRWWEIDMTWWAIQVLRATGLAKKVVMPPSQAIAKISPST; encoded by the coding sequence ATGTCATTGATTTCATTTAGCCCCACGCTCAAGGGTATCAAACTACCCCCGTTGAGTTGGGGACACGTCTTTTTCTTTGGGGTGTACCACATTCTTGCGCTCACTGCCCCATTCCACTTCTCCTGGGCAGCCCTGGGGGTCATGCTGTTTTTGCACTGGCTCACCGCCAGCATTGGCATCTGTTTGGGCTATCATCGCCTGCTGACGCACCGCAGCTTTCAGGTTCCCAAATGGCTGGAATACATCCTGGGCACCATCGGTGCTCTCGCTGTAGAAGGCGGCCCTATCTTCTGGGTTGCGAGCCACCGCCTGCACCATGCCCACACCGAAGAGGAAGAAAAAGACCCCTACGCCGCCAGCCTGGGCTTTTGGTGGAGCCACCTGCTGTGGATGATCTTCCCCCGCGAAGAATTCTTTAACAAAGAAGCCTATCGCCGCTTTGCCCCAGACATGGCGCGTGATCCCTATTACCAGTTCCTCGATCGCTACTTCCTGTTCTTGCAAATCCCTCTGGCAGCCGTGCTGTATGCCCTCGGCGGCTGGCAGTTTGTGCTGTACGGCATCTTTGTCAGGACGGTTTTGGTGTGGCACAGCACTTGGTTCATCAACTCTGCCACCCATATGTTCGGCTATCGCAACTTTGACTCCGACGACAACTCTCGTAATCTCTGGTGGGCTGCCCTTTTTGCCTATGGCGAAGGCTGGCACAATAACCACCACACTTACCCCAACATGGCCAAGGCAGGTCTGCGCTGGTGGGAAATCGACATGACTTGGTGGGCAATCCAGGTGCTTCGCGCGACAGGACTGGCCAAGAAGGTGGTGATGCCGCCTTCCCAGGCGATCGCCAAGATCAGCCCTTCTACTTGA
- a CDS encoding Uma2 family endonuclease, whose protein sequence is MVLNAPRPTQSLKVTWEALPDDYRLPDDPVENIQQPLLAAALTDALGEAGLIQPEMLIASNFGLVATVNQKVVVKAPDWLYVPRVLPWTGEGVRRSYTPILQGDPVAIVMEFLSDEELGEYSIRPTFPYGKLFFYEQILQVPTYATFDPYSQMLEVRQLRDGAYQLQEPSAEGRFWIPELSLFLGVWYVPRLGSTIHWLRWWDSDGNLLLWSFEKAELERQRAEQEAQRAEAEKQRAEAEKQRADAAEAELARLRSRLNPPHP, encoded by the coding sequence ATGGTTCTGAATGCGCCGCGCCCGACCCAATCGCTCAAGGTCACCTGGGAAGCGCTCCCCGATGACTATCGCCTGCCCGATGATCCTGTGGAAAATATTCAACAACCGCTGCTGGCCGCTGCCCTCACCGATGCTCTGGGCGAGGCGGGACTGATTCAGCCGGAAATGCTGATTGCCTCGAACTTTGGGCTAGTGGCGACTGTGAACCAAAAGGTCGTGGTGAAAGCTCCCGACTGGCTATACGTGCCCCGTGTGTTGCCCTGGACGGGTGAAGGCGTGCGCCGCAGCTATACTCCCATCCTCCAGGGCGATCCGGTGGCGATCGTGATGGAGTTTTTGTCGGATGAGGAACTGGGCGAGTATTCCATTCGCCCCACATTTCCCTACGGCAAACTGTTCTTCTATGAGCAAATCCTCCAGGTTCCCACCTACGCTACGTTTGATCCCTATAGCCAAATGCTAGAGGTACGGCAACTCAGAGACGGAGCATACCAACTTCAGGAGCCAAGTGCCGAGGGGCGCTTCTGGATTCCTGAGCTATCACTGTTTTTGGGCGTTTGGTATGTCCCCCGGCTGGGTTCTACGATCCACTGGCTGCGCTGGTGGGATTCGGACGGCAATCTGTTGCTGTGGAGCTTTGAGAAAGCCGAGCTAGAACGCCAGCGGGCAGAGCAAGAAGCTCAACGGGCTGAGGCAGAAAAACAGCGAGCTGAGGCAGAAAAACAGCGGGCCGATGCAGCCGAGGCAGAACTAGCCAGACTGCGATCGCGCCTCAACCCACCCCACCCCTAA
- a CDS encoding DUF2281 domain-containing protein, which translates to MTNREKLVQEVETLPDSMVETVLEFVRSLKQNELPEGVNPKVWEAYLASKREREEVYRRLANS; encoded by the coding sequence ATGACCAATCGCGAAAAGCTGGTGCAAGAGGTCGAGACGCTGCCTGACTCAATGGTGGAAACGGTGCTTGAGTTCGTGCGATCGCTCAAGCAAAACGAACTACCGGAAGGGGTCAATCCCAAAGTTTGGGAAGCCTATCTCGCGTCCAAGCGAGAGCGGGAGGAGGTTTATCGCCGCCTTGCAAACTCCTGA
- a CDS encoding SpoIID/LytB domain-containing protein yields MIQTLKYTGFLQALVKLGFKLGKRSWWLTAVLWLVAIAPARAELDLRVSIERDVPAVQIGSNTASVLKDGSGRVLGQLPQGTSLIATPDTAGLKINDWQLSAVWLEPQNGGFVYIDNPNDNTRGRYYRGRVLVVPTSSGLTAVNYVDLEEYLYSVVGSEMPASWHLEALKAQAVAARTYALYQRQTSGNTVFDLGNTTRWQAYGGAEKEASSTIAAVRATRGQVLTYNGQLINAVYHSSSGGHTENSEDVWVSPLPYLRGVPDYDQAAPVFQWTETFTAEQMRQRITGVGNILRFELVQASPNQRLRRVRVVGDSGSRELTGDQMRQALNLRSTLFTIQPQAGQVASAQGAAAPLSFQVTGRGFGHGIGMSQYGAFGMASQGSSYRDIVTHYYRGAILSRIRVQ; encoded by the coding sequence GTGATTCAAACGCTGAAATACACAGGCTTTTTGCAAGCCCTCGTCAAGCTGGGTTTCAAACTGGGCAAACGCTCCTGGTGGCTGACGGCAGTGCTGTGGCTAGTGGCGATCGCCCCTGCACGCGCCGAGCTTGACCTGCGCGTGTCGATCGAGCGCGACGTGCCCGCCGTGCAAATTGGCAGCAACACCGCCTCTGTTCTCAAAGATGGCTCCGGGCGGGTGCTGGGGCAACTCCCCCAGGGAACGTCGCTTATTGCCACGCCCGACACCGCAGGACTAAAAATCAACGACTGGCAACTCAGCGCCGTCTGGCTAGAGCCGCAAAACGGCGGATTTGTCTACATCGACAACCCCAACGACAACACGCGCGGTCGCTACTATCGCGGGCGAGTGCTGGTAGTGCCTACCTCCTCTGGGCTAACCGCTGTAAATTATGTTGACCTGGAGGAATACCTCTACAGTGTGGTAGGCAGCGAAATGCCCGCAAGCTGGCATCTAGAAGCCCTGAAGGCCCAGGCCGTTGCTGCCCGCACCTATGCCCTCTATCAGCGGCAGACTAGTGGCAACACCGTCTTCGACCTAGGCAACACCACACGCTGGCAGGCCTATGGCGGCGCAGAAAAAGAAGCCAGCAGCACAATCGCTGCTGTGCGGGCAACCCGTGGGCAAGTGCTAACCTATAACGGACAACTTATAAACGCGGTTTATCACTCCTCCTCTGGCGGCCATACGGAAAACTCCGAGGACGTGTGGGTCAGTCCGCTGCCCTACCTACGCGGCGTGCCCGACTATGACCAAGCGGCTCCCGTGTTCCAGTGGACGGAAACCTTTACGGCTGAGCAGATGCGGCAGCGCATTACGGGCGTGGGCAATATCCTCCGGTTTGAACTGGTTCAGGCTTCGCCCAATCAGCGGTTGCGGCGGGTGCGCGTGGTGGGGGACTCAGGCAGCAGAGAGCTAACGGGCGATCAGATGCGACAGGCGCTGAATCTCCGCAGCACCCTGTTTACAATTCAACCCCAAGCAGGTCAGGTGGCCAGCGCTCAGGGCGCAGCGGCTCCCCTTAGCTTCCAGGTGACGGGGCGGGGCTTTGGGCATGGCATTGGCATGAGCCAGTATGGTGCGTTTGGCATGGCCTCCCAAGGCTCCAGCTATCGAGACATCGTGACGCATTACTATCGCGGGGCGATTCTGTCGCGCATTCGGGTGCAATAG
- a CDS encoding TetR/AcrR family transcriptional regulator, which produces MSDRRTSNRQRLIQVAVDLFMTQGVAETTTRQIAEQAGVNEVTLFRHFGNKHGLLLAVMQDKEALSRLGMALGQQSTQMGSASQAIKDYANVHLQALEQIQEFVRSLIGEAGHYPDENRRALGRGLLQANRYTAQYLATIMEHEQLQTCLPTEKLASLLNSMLLGYAVLEFTSEFNNLWPSRESFIEALVELFMYGAIAQPPTASTPPTAPPPAAPSNAPTKRPSSVNLTHPSEKP; this is translated from the coding sequence ATGTCGGATCGACGCACCTCCAACCGCCAACGCCTGATTCAGGTTGCTGTGGATTTATTCATGACGCAAGGCGTAGCAGAAACCACGACGCGGCAAATTGCTGAGCAGGCTGGTGTCAATGAAGTGACGCTGTTTCGTCACTTTGGCAATAAACATGGACTGCTGCTGGCGGTGATGCAAGACAAAGAGGCCCTGAGCCGTTTGGGCATGGCCTTAGGCCAACAATCGACCCAAATGGGCAGCGCTTCGCAAGCCATCAAAGATTATGCCAATGTTCACCTACAGGCGCTAGAACAAATTCAGGAATTTGTGCGATCGCTCATTGGTGAAGCAGGGCACTATCCTGATGAAAACCGACGCGCGCTGGGACGGGGGTTGCTCCAGGCCAATCGCTACACGGCACAATACCTCGCAACAATCATGGAGCATGAGCAGCTACAAACCTGTCTGCCAACTGAAAAATTGGCTAGTCTTCTTAACAGTATGCTACTGGGCTACGCAGTCCTAGAATTTACCAGTGAATTTAATAATTTATGGCCGAGTCGAGAGAGTTTTATTGAAGCACTGGTGGAACTGTTTATGTACGGGGCGATCGCCCAACCGCCCACCGCATCCACCCCCCCGACCGCGCCGCCACCAGCCGCGCCGTCCAATGCCCCCACAAAGCGCCCATCCTCAGTCAATCTGACCCATCCCAGCGAAAAACCATAG